TTCTTCGCTCTCGAAACTCGCCGGACACGGTTCGATTTTGCAGTACCGAACGACCTGCTCACCGAGCGTTGCCACCCGCTCTGCCAGCTCGTCGTCCGTAAATTTCCCGTTCCGTACCGCACTGTGTGCCCGCGGCACGGCGGCCTCGTAGGGCAACACCCACGCGTCGAGCGACCGGCAAACAGACCGAAGATGATCCATCGCGGTGATCGGGAATCGACCGCCCGCGACCGCCAACAGACCGACCGTCTTCTGTTCGAACTCGTCGAAGCCACAGTAGTCGAGGGCCGTCTTCAGCGGCGAGGAGTACGACCCGTGGTACATCGGTGTCCCGAGGATGACCGCGTCGGCCTCGCGCACGCGACGTTTCAATTCTTCGGCATCGCCCGCCAATCGGTCGCCCGCGTCGTACAACGGCAGGTCGAACTCGCGCAAATCGAGGAATTCGCCGGTTCCACCCGCGTCCTCGACGCCGGAGAGTGCGCCGGAAAGCGCGACGCGCGTCGCGCTTTCGTCCCGGAGACTGCCGCAAATCGCAACGATGTGTGGTTGGTTGGCCATGCTGTCCTCTGGGTGTGAAAGCGAATATAGCTAAGTATCAGTCACGAGAAATCAGAGGTAGTGACTGCACCCGATTTCGATGCGACTTCGCGTACTCACGATTTGCTGGTGAAGTCCACCGAGTATTACGAGGCGACGGCTGAAATTTTGAATCGTTCTCGACCGCGCAACGACTGGCTTCGTCAGAATCGAACACGACGAGTTGGAGGCGACGTTCGAAGACACGCCGCGCTGTCGGAAAACGTGGAAAGCAGTTCGGGATTCGTTTTCGTGGACGGACGACGTCCAGCGCGGCGCGTGGTATCGCGGCGAACTTCCCGCCACCGCGGAAGAGTTTCGGCGACTGTGGTCGCTTACGGACGGTATCTGTGGAATCCACTTCGTCAACCAAATCACGCTCTACGACGGAGACGAGTGGCTGTTCTACGCGGTTCCACATCACAACTACTGTTGGCTTCACGACTCGGAAGAGGGGTTCGTGGATGAGGTTGACGCAGTCCTTTCCGACCAGCGGGCCTGCGTCCTTCCGGGGGGAACGCAGGTCGAGTGGGAACAGGATGGCCGCGAATACACCATTTCGGGCACGTCCCTCTGTGTCGGCGGTGGCGGGTTCCGAACCCGCGGATGCTACGGTCTCTCGAATCTCGAAGCCGTGCGTGTGGATGAGGCTACACAAACAATTTCACTACAGTGGAAACCCGACCCAACTTCGGGCGCTGTCGGTCGAGTATTGATGGGCGCAATGTCGCTGGTCTACAACCCGCCTGAGCAGTTGCGGTTCGAAGACGAGACGACGTTTCGAGAAGTCGAGTCCGTGCTTCGAGAAGTTATCGAAAAGCGTACTCAGTCCGTTTGAAAATCGTCTACTGTCTGAGTCGTGCAATCCACTGTTCACCTTCATCGTCTCCCGCCGTTTCCAGTTCCACCAACCCATCGTCTTCCAAATCCGAACACAACTCACGAAGCCACGCTTCGCCATATTCTCCGCCGTAATCGACTCGGACGCGAGGGCCGAGTTTCGACAGCGGGAGTTCGTCGTACTCCTTCAGAATCGAGATGACGCGCCCGCGGAACTGCCGACGCGAGCCGTCGAATTTCGGTTGCGTGGGTACGTCGGGGGCCGTGAAATCCCCGATTTCGTAGGCGTGACACCACTCGCGCCACGGGCATCCCGCCGAATCACAGGAGGGCGTCTTTTCGCAGGCGACCCCGCCGAGTTCCATGATGGCGTTGTTCCAGACGCGGGATTCCCCGTCCGGCATGAGTTCGCTGGCGGATTCCTCGAACGCGGTGTCGTCGTCCGGTATGTCGAATGCTCGGTACAGAACGCGCTTGACGTTCGTATCGACCACCGCGTTTCCGTTGTTGAAGGCGAATGAGGCGACTGCGTTGGCGGTGTATGGGCCGACGCCCTGCAAATTTTGGAGTTCTTCGGGCGTCTTTGGGAATTCTCCGTCGTACTCCGTGGTGACCTGTTTTGCCGACTCGTGGAGGTATTTCGCCCGGTTGTTGTAGCCGAGGCTGTGACTTGTCCAGAAGCCGACCACGTCCGAGCGGTCTGCCTCTGCGAGGGCGTCCGCGGTCGGCCAGCGGTCGAGAAACGCCTCCCACGCCGTCACGACGCGCCCGAGTTGGGTCTGCTGGCTCATCACCTCGGAGACGAGGATAGCGTAGGGGTCGTCCGTCTCACGCCATGGGAAACTTCGGTGGTCGTCCTCGTACCACGAAACGAGGGCATCGCGCACCGCCTCTCCGTTGTCCGGGAGCGACCACGACGTGTCGGTCATTGTGGAGGCTTTGTGTGGGTTCGGTTTACCGGTAGCGGTTTCCGAAGACCGTTCCCGAGCAATCGAGTTGATGTATGCCACCGCACAGCACACACAATCGGACAACCTGAAGGCTTATTGCCCGTTCGTTGCAATCTCCGGAAAATGCGTGTTCGGCCCTCCACACTGTTTCTCATCGGCGTCGGAATCATCGTCGTCCCGGTTTCGCCGTTCGTCTTTTTCCGGAGTCCGACCGCGTGGATTGCGCTGGGAGGGACGTTCATGCTCGCCGGAGTCGGAACGGCGCTCCACCGAGGCCGCGGAAAACGGTCGGCACGCCAGTCGAGCCCGCAATCTCACCATTACATCGTCTGTCCGCACTGTGCGACCCGCAATTTCGCAAGCCGGAACGTCTGTCGCTACTGCGACGAGGAATTTTAACCGAATCGAGAACGAAAACCGTATCCCACGCCCGGCCCACAACCCGGCCATGAGTCTGGACGACCTGAACGACGACGTGAAAGCCGCCTACTCCGACCTCGATTCCGAACTCTCCGTGTCACTCGACAGGGAAACTCGCAACGAACTCTCGATGCTTTCTGCGTCCCTCGACCCGGAGGACGAAGACGAACTGGTTCGTCGTGCGGTTCACCTGCTGTTCCAATCGACCGTCGAAACCGGCAAGCTGGACTTCCATCTGCGAAACGCCTACGACGTAACCTACGACGAGTATCTTTCGGGAATGACGTTCGAGGAGATGACCGGCGCGAGCCAGTATCCCCAGCGCGACGACGAACGCCGGTATCAGTTCTGACGGATTTTCATCGTCCCATCAGGCCCCCGAAGACGACTGTTTCGCGGTGGGGTGCCCACTCCACCAATCCTCCTTCGGTGAGTTTCGGAAGGTGAATGTGCCGAAGTGCCGTCCGCGCCCGTTTTTCGTCCGATTCGACACCGGCGGTTACGAGGTGGGTCGCCAGTTCCGCCGTCGTCGCTTTGCCGTCGTTTTCGTGCAAGTAGCTGACGACGGTGCGTCGATGCTCCGAGGACAGCGCGTCGTACATCTCCGGAGGAAGACGAAGGAGCGCGTTCAATCCGAGCGTCTGTATCGCCCGCCGGAGCGAGGACGTAATCCCAGTTCGGCGGCGAACATCGGTTCGGTCGTTCCGTCGATTATCTCGTGTTTCGGCCATCGTAGTCGAAAACCAGTGGCGTAGCGAGAATAGGGTCACTGCCTGTTATAACAGCCCACTTTAATCGGGTCATGCCCGATTCGCGTTCGTCTCGAAGAGGACGGATTCCAGCACGCCGCCCGCACCGCGCCGCACGCGCTCGGAGACGGATTGCTGTGAGACGCCGATTTCGTCGGCGAGTTCTCCCAGCGTGACACCGCGTGGGACATCGAAGTAGCCGCGTTCGACGGCCAACAGGAGTGCTTCCCGTTGTTCCGGTGTTAGCCCGAACTCGTTTTGTTCGGTTTCGGTTTCCGTCGCAACGCGGTCGAGATGAAAGTCGATGTCGTGTTCGTCGCAGTACGTTTGAAATTCCGAAAGCGATTCGTGGTCGTTGAACCGAAGTCGAAATCGCCAGAGGTCGTCGCCGTGCGCTTCAAGGATGGTCGCGCCGACTTCCGCGATGCCGTAGATGAGACTTTCGACTGCCTTGCTCCACTCGACTCGGTAGAGCACGCGGTTTCCCACTCTATCCAGCGAGACGAGATGTTCGACGTTCGGGTTCGACTGCACGTCTCGTTCGAAGGCGTCGAAATCCGTGCCGATGGCCCAGAAAAACGGAAGCACCTGCCGCGATGCCGGAACCACTCGTTCCAGTTCGACGTGAACGTCCGTGTCGGTGAGGAGGGCAGTTCCGAGGAGGAACTGTTCGCCAAGAATCGAGAGGTCGGCCGTGACGCTCATACGAAAGAGACGCCGCGAGAGAACATAGCCTTGTGTGGGGTTACGCATCCTCGCGTGTAAGCGCGCGAGGATTCCGCCTTGACGCCCGCAAAGACGCGCCGCGTCTTCGCGGGCGTCGGGAAGGAGGTTACGCCGCGTCTTCGATGGCGTCGAGAAGGAGATCGACGCCGATTTCGATTTCGCGTTCGCTCACGTCGAGCGGCGGAAGGAGACGGAGCGTTTTGTAGCCACAGCCAAGGGTGAGCAGGCCGCGGGAGAGCGCGCCGTCTACGACTGCCTCTCTGCGGTCTTTCGTGTCGAACTCGATGGCCAGCATCAGACCGCGACCGCGGACGTCGATGACGTTCGCGGGATTCGCGTCCTCGATGAGTTCGCGGGTCTGCTGGCCGCGTGCTTCGACGTTCGAGAGCAGGTCGTATTCGTAAATTGCGTCCATGGTGAGAACGCCCTGAAGCGACGAAAGCACGTCCCCTGCACCCCACGTCGAGGAGAGTCGGCCTTTTTCTTCGGGGAATACGTCCGAACGCGAGACGGTCGCGCCGACGCGGAGTCCCTTCGCGCTCGTGATTACGTCCGGTTCGAGTTCGAGGTGGTCAACCGCCCACATCTCGCCGGTTCGGCCCAGACCGGACTGGATTTCGTCGGCGATGATGTTGACGTCGTAGGTTTTCTGAATCTCGGCGATGTCCGCGATGAACTCGTCGTTCGGAACGCGGTAGCCGCCTTCTCCCTGCACGGGTTCGAGGATGACGTAGGAAACTTCCTCGGGGTCGATGACGCCCTGTGCGGGGTCGAGTTTATCGGCGATGACGTTGCCGCCCGGGCCGTTCGTCTTCCAGCCGCAGTCACACGCACCCGTACAGGAACAGTACGGAACGCTCACGACGCCCGGAACTTCGGGGTAGTCCTTTCGGTGGGCGACTTTCGAGCGGTTGAGCGAGAGCGCGCCGAGCGTCCGTCCGTGGAACGCACCGTCGAAGGTGAACGCGCGGTGACCGCCGCGGTTGTAGCTGATTTTGATAGCGTTCTCGACGGCTTCCGCGCCGGAGTTAGAAAGGAACACGGTGTCCATGTCGTAGTGGCTCGTCGCATCGACCAGTCGCTCCATCAACTGCGTCGGGCCGGGGAACTCGGGGTCTTCCGGCGGCCAGCCACCCGCGGCGTAGAAGTCCTGACCCGCGATTTTCGTCGGGTCGGGCAGGTCGAACTCGTCGATTTTATCCATAATCTTCGGGCTGTTGTACCCGAGTGGGGCGGCGGCGACGTGGCTGGTAAAATCGAGAAGAACGTTGCCGTCAACGTCGGTACAGAAGGGGCCAGCTGCGTCTTCCGTAATGTCCCAGACGAAGTCGTAGACGTATGTCGTCGGGGCGGCAAACTGGTGATGGTAGTCAGACCACTGTTTCGCTTTCTTTCCGGGCATCTCCCGGACCTGTGGCTCGGCTGTTTCCCGGTCCATGTACCCGCTACGAAAGGCCCCCGTTTAAAAAGTTCGAAAGTTAGCTATGTGTGTTCAAACCACGGCGACGATTGCAGTCGCCGCCGTTCCGATGAGGAGGACGCTGCTCCACACCGCAACTTTGTAGGCGAACTGACGATTCGGTGCGGAAATCGTCAGCGCCGCTTTGACGACGATGCTCGATGCAGTAGCCAACAGAATGCCGAACACGGCGGTCTGCTGGTCGAGATTGCCACCGCTGTAAAGCGTCACCGCGGAGGCGGTGACGCCCGCGCTCGAAACGAGGCCGGATAGCAGGGCCGTGATGTAAAATCCGGCTTCCCCGAACTGACTTTTCGCCAGCGCGCCGCCGACCACGACGAACAGAAAGATAAGGCCGAATCCGAGGACGTTGCGGAGCGAGAACGGACTTTCGAGGTCGATGTCCATCTTCTGCGACCAGTCCGCCGAGTAGGCGGCGATGGCGACGCTACCGATGATAATCGTTCCAAGCGGGATAATCGCGCCGTACAGCGTTTTACCGGGGGTGCCGATAGTGAACGCCAGCGCGATGACGAGGTTGCGAAGGGCCATCGCGGCGTCGGCGAGCAAAATCGCGGCCACGCCGTAGGAGGCCGCTTCCGGTCGTTGTCGAACGTGGTCTAACATCGTCCCGACCACGGCAGTCGAGGATGCGAGGCCGCCGAAAAAGCCCGTGACGGCGATGCCCCGCCCGCCGTAGGTTTCGACGATGGCGTAGTTGGCGATGCCGATACCGGCCACGGTGACGACCATCAACCAGACGAGGCGAGGGCTGACCATGACGCTCCCCATCTCGATTTCTCCCGGCGGGAGCAGTGGGTAGATGACGAACGCGAGGATAGCGAACTCCCCTGCAGACCTGAGTTCTTGGCGCGACATTCCCCACGCGAAACTGTGGAGTTCCCGCTTCAGCACGAGGAGGAGCGAGGACACGACGGCGACGGTGACGCCGACGAGGATGAATCCCTCCGCGACGAGGACGCCGACGCCGAAGGTGACGAGCATCGAGACGGAGGTCGTTAGGGACAATCCCGTATCCTCCTCGTCGTCCATCAATCCCTGTACCGCGAGGAGAATCCCCTGCACGATGACGAGGAGGCCCCCAAGCGCGAGGAGAATATCTTTATCGACGATGGTGAACGCCGCACCGAGGAGACTGATGAGCGTGAACGTTCGGATTCCCGCAGATTTTTGCGACCATTCGCGTTCGAGGCCGAGGAACAGACCCAACGCTCCAGCGATGGCGATGCGAACGACATCGCTTTCCAACGTAGCCGACGCGAAAACGGCTTCTAATCCGGTCACTCTATAGACTATATAGACGTACATATAAAAGAATTACTGCCATCTTCGTTTTTTGCGCGAAATCTTTATGTTCTGGCAACAAACTTCCCTCGTATGGTCAGCGGATGGAATATTGACAAATCTCGTGCCGCGTGGTGGTTGATAGGCGCGGTACTCGGACTGGCGACGCTGTTCGCCGTCTACTCGTTTATCGGGACTTTCGTCTTCGGTCTGTTTCTCTACTACGCGACGCGTCCGGTGTATCGGCGGCTGAAACGCCGTATCCGGCCGCCGAGCCTTGCCGCTGGCGTCGCGCTGTTGGCGCTCGCGCTCCCGGCGATTTTGCTCATCGTCTACACGCTCGCCATCGCGGTGCAGGAACTCACCGCCGTCGCGCAGACGACGAACATCGCGTCGCTTCCGGAACCGGTTCGTCAGTACGCGAACGTCTCCGAAATCGCCCAGCATCCGGAGCAGTTCATCACCAACGGAAACAACTCACGACTCATAGAGCAGGCGTTCGGTTCGACGCTCAGGTACCTCACGTTCATCGGAAACGGTGCCTTACATCTGTTCGTGATGATAGCCATCGCGTTCTACCTACTCCGCGACGACCACAAGCTTTCGCGGTGGTTCCGCCGGGCGTTCTCCGACAGCGAAGGCGTCCTCGAAACGTACATCGAGCGGGTTGACACCGACTTCAACAGCATCTTCTTCGGCAACATCCTGAACGCCTTCATGACCGGGACGATTGGCGCGATTTCGTACAACGTGCTGAACATGGCCGCGCCCGCCGGATTGGCAATCCCGTATCCGACCGTGGTGGGACTGCTGACCGGGGTCGCCAGTCTGATTCCCGTCGTCGGCATGAAACTCGTCTACTTCCCCGTGACCGTGGTCATCGGCGCGAATGCGCTAATGGACGGTGGGCCGGACGTGCTGTGGTTCCCTGCCGTGTTCGCCCTCGTCTCTTTCGTCATCGTGGACACCATCCCCGACCTCGTTTTGCGACCCTACGTGTCGGGGCGGAACCTCCACGTCGGCATGGTGATGTTCGCGTACATCTTCGGCCCGCTGCTGTTCGGTTGGTACGGTATCTTCCTCGGGCCGATGATTCTCGTCCTCGTCGTCCACTTCGTGGAGGTCGTCCTGCCGGAACTCATCGCTGGCAGACCGATTCAGCCGTGGGCAGTTGACCCGACGTACATCCGCGGCGACGAACCGCTTCCGCAACCGCCGCGCGACCCCGAAGAGGCGGTCAGCGCCGATATGGTCGGTGACGGCAGTGCGGGTACCGGCGACGAAGCGGGCGACCACGGCATCGAAACCCAAAGGGAAAACGACGAAAAGCCGTCTCCAGAACAGTAGTACCGCCCACCGCAGACGTATCGGCGGAGTAACTGCGACCCGCCTTAGCGGTCAACGAACTGCCGTTCCCACTCCTTTCGTTCGTCGATGTGGCTCTTTCCGTGGGCGGTGAGCGCGTAGTAGTTCGTCCGTTCGTCGCGTTTTCCTTTCTCCACGAGGTCTTTTTCGACGAGCGTGTCGAGGTTCGGATACAACCGTCCGTGGTGGACTTCCGTATCGTAGTACTGCTCTAAATCCTCTTGGATGGCCAACCCGTGCGGTTCGCCGTTTCCGGCGATTACGTACAGGATATCGCGCTGAAACCCCGTTAGTTCGTGCATCGTCAATATTGCCTATTTATGTCTGCATAGCATAAATATAACGGTTCCCGCACTTCTCAAACGGGAGTGTCTTTATCTTCGTGTGCCACCTTTGGGGAGATATGCCAGAAGAAGTCCTGTTCGAAACTGAGAACACACAGAGCCGAACCGAAATCGCCCAGTACCTTCGCACTGTCGCCGACAAACTCGACGGCGGCGGTTCGATTACGCTGAACGCGGGTAATCAGTCCGTCACGCTCGACCCGCCGACCAACCCCGTCTTCGAAGTGAAAGCCGAGCGCGAAACCTCGTCGTCCGGTTCGAGCGAGCTCAGCGTCGAGTTCGAACTCGAATGGAAAGAGGGCGACAGCGGTGGCAACGGCAGTGGTGGGTCGCTGGAAATCGAGTAAGTGACCTCTCGATAAAAATCCGCAAAATCCGCTTTTTGACCATCAAAACGGCGACAATACCGAACGCTATCGGTTCGCGTAGTACAGTATCGGTATTCATCGATATTCGTGGCAGAACAGTGCTGTCGCTTGGTAGGTAGCTTCGAAAGGAAAGCGGAACACGCGGGGATGAAAACACCCCGCGTACCGCTTGCCGCCCTGAATTGGTCCCCGCTGACGCTTCGGCCCTCCAAAGCGAAGCGTCAACTGCAACAAGACGGTGTAATGACTTAAAGGTAACGATTTAGATAACTCCTGCACCGATGTAGAAAAAAAGTCAGATATGCTCTTCTTCGAGAACCCAGCCGATAGCGCGCTTGTAGTAGGTGAACATCTGTCGAACGCCTTCGTGGTTCATCTCCTCGCTGTCGAGTTGTTCTGCGAGGTATTCGTACTGCTCTCGGATTTCGTCTTCGTCCCTCATGCGTGGGCGGGATTTCGTGTTTCAGCCGGTTAGCAGTATCGGCATCGCCAACGAGTTGCTGGTTACGTTGTCGTCGGTGTTGGTTACTGTTTTTTGCGTGGTAAACGACATTTCGTGGAATGCCACTCCTGTGTTTTTCTATTTATTCCTTCGTGCCGACAGGTAGCACCTCGGCAATGAAACCACCATCACAAGAAAATCGACCGTCGATGAAGAACTGTTTCAAACGAGTCGATTACAAGTCACGACTGCAATCAAACCGCAACCGCCCCGCACCGCGACAGCCACACACCTCCCCACCCGACTCCCTCATTCGCTTGCGCTCGTTTCGGTCATCCACCATCAAAGGCACGCTCTGATGAGCCGTTCGCTCGCTTCGCTCACGAAGACCTCGCGCGAACTCGGGCAGTCCTGAGGACTTTACATCCAAAGGACTGCCGAGGCACGCGCCATAGTGGTCATACAGATTTTTGGCAATTGACAATACAACATGGCGCGCGAAGGCGACTAAACGAGCGAAGCGAGTGAAGGAGTCGAGTGGGGAGGATGTGGGCGGTGGCGGTTCGATTGTAGTCGTGATTTGTAACCGCCTAGTTCGAAATACCCACCAACCAACAAACGACTCATCGGAAATGATTTTTCACCAACTAACAACCGAGTCACTTCCGCTCTAAACGCGAGAGTCCGTGCCAAATCGCGTCAACCATTTTCTCTTCTCCCTCCCCCGAAGAATCGTCCCATCCGCGGGCGAGTGCGTCCTCCAACACGGCAAGCGAATGATTCTCGAAGTTGTTCATCCCGCGAAACTCTTCGAGGGCGTCCCGCTCTTTATCCCCGAACTCCTCCGTGGGCGTCCCTTCGAAAAAACCGAGTTCGCCGAGCGTTTCGGCGACTTCGCTCGCGGTGTTCTCCGACAGCTCACGCGTTTCGTCGGGTTCCGCGCGTTCCAGCAAGGTCACGTCGTAGATTTTGAACACGCGCTCCAGTTCGTCGATTGGGGCCTCGTGGTCGTCCACGCGCACGTCAACCCAGCGGTCGTTTCGCCCGTCGTACCCGCCTTCCGGTTTGGCGACGTAAAGCGCCGCGCTCTGCTCGCCGCGCTTGTCGCCACCCGCGTCGTTGCCCGCGTGGAGCGCGGCGATGAGTCGCTCCGGGAGGCCGCCCTCGGTTTCCTCGAACGTCTCGGCCATGGCTTCGAGCGTCTCGCGGTTCTCCAAAATGTTCCCCTGCACCGTGTAGTCCTCGCCCTGAATGTCCCCCGCGTAGTCGAAACAGTCGTCGCCCGTGAAGGCGGAAACCGAGCCGTCCTGTCCGACGATGCCGACCTGCCGGGATTCGAAGTCGGGGTCGGCCCCGGTGAGTTCCATCACGACTTCGTCGGCGGGGCGTCCGTCCCGAAGCAGGTCGAGTCCGTCCGGCCCGTAGGCGACGTTGGCGTAGCTCTGTGTGGCGACCGCGCCTGCGTCGGCGTTGACGAAGGGGACGACGGCCCCGACGCCGACGAACTTCGATTGGACTGCGACACCGACCGCGTCCCGTTCGGGGTCGCGCGCGACGATGGAAAACGTCGATGGTCGTGGCATACGCGGGAGGATGCAGGCAATCCCGAAAAGCGTTGACCCTGCGGAAACGACCGCGAGGATATCTATTTCAAACCGTTCTCCTTTCTCGCGGTGAGCGGTTGGCGCGAAACGAGTTCGCAGTCGAACTCGGGATGTTCCGCGAAGTGGTGAACGAGCATGTGTCTCCGCCCGCCGGTCAATCCGCGTTCTCCGGCGCTTCCGGCGTTCCCGGTATCTTCAGCAGTGAACTCCGGCGGCAGTCGGTCGTACAGTTCTGCCAGCGCGTCGAAGTTCTGAAACACCTTTCGATGGCCGGACGAATCCGCGCCTCTACGCGAAACGACGTAGCTTCCGTCGTCGCGGTGTTCGCCGACAGTGTTGAAAAACTCGGTTCGTCGGGTCAGCGCCCGTCCGAGTGCTTCGCGTAGGCGGTCTGCCTCGCACCTGGAGAGTTCATGGCGTTCGCCGCGAACCAGCACCGAAACGCCGTTTTCGGTGCTTGTGACAGAAACACCGTTTTCGGTGTCTGTAGCGGAAACCGGTGTCTCACCGGAATTGCAGACATCGGTAGAATCTGCTGTGCGCGTGCTATCCGTGGCCGAGAATTTCTCGACCAGTCGCCGGGAGGCGACTTACTCTATCCTCCGAGTGGGTATCACTCGACATCGTGCTAATAGATAGTCGAAGACGACTGATAAAGCTACGGGGAGATTTGCGAGGAGGAGGCTGCTGGGGCGAGTCGAATCACCGACGGTCGAACCAAACCACGCCGGCCATCAGCAGGTTGTAGGCGACCAATCCGGCGGCGAGCACGCCCATACACAGTCCGACGAAGACGGCGACGACCGACACCGCCTCCACGCCCGCAACCATCAACGCGAGCAAAACGACGGTCATGAGCGCAAGCGGTGCCGCGTAGTCCGACCAGACGTCTGTGGAAATCGGCGCGCGAAGTTTCAGCAGCGGTTCTCGCCGTTCGTGTTTGCTCATGAATTAGTTTCCATTTCATATATAATTAAACTTCTGTCAGTTCGGGGCGGCCGCGTGAGAGTTTTCACCCCGGCAGGAGAACGGGAAGGCATGAAGATTCGAGGCACCCGCGAATGCCAAAACTGCGGCACGCAGTGGTCGTATTACGACACCGGAAGCGTGGCCTGTCCGACCTGCGAGAGCATGCAGAGCGTCGGACTGGAAGACGACCGCGTTCAGCACACTGACAGCGCCGTAACCCTCAATTTGACGGAGGCACGCGAAGCGGTCGATGAGCGTCCGCTCCGCGAGGTTTCTGCTCTCGTCGCGGACACCACGCGCGAGTACGCCAGAAAGCGCGGGTTCATCAACGGTGGCGAACTGCAACCGTTGGACGACACCTATCTCGTGGCGCAGGAACTCAGGCACATCGCGGACGTGTTCTCCCGCGCGCTGGAAATCAGTGACGACGAGGAACTGTACTTTTTCTCCCTGCTTCGCGGGGCGGACGACGGGGAACGTCCCTCGACGATGGACGTGCCGGACTCACTGCACGAAGTCCGCGGCCTCGCGGATGCAGAAGCGCTGCAGGATTATCACGACGAGATGAGCGATTGGGCGAGAGAACACGATGTGGGACGGGAGGGAAGAAATACGCTCGAAACCCTCGGCGAACACGTTCGTCGCGCTCGTGCGCTTGAAGGTGGTCTGGACATCGACACGGCGGACGCACTAGTGTCATCGACGTGTGAACTTGCGAGCTACCTCCGCGAGGGTGACGAAGACGCACTGGTCAGGACACGCGATACCCTCGGGCGAATCGAGTAAACGAGTATTTGGGTTGTTTTCCCTCATCAGATATGAACTGCCGATTTGATCTTCGAATCCAATGCTACAGTATCTGATAACATATTTTACTCATCTGAATTATAAAGATTAAAACTCGAAAAATCAGATGATTCTTCGAAGCATGAAACAATCACGACGGACGTTCCTCAAAGGCGCGACGGCAAGCATCGCAACGGTCGGCGGTATCGGCGCTCTCTCGGGAACGGGTGCCGCGGCGCGGTACTCCGTCGATAGCGACCTGACGAACACCGAGGACATTACCGGCAGTGACCTCGACTACGCCATTCAACAGGTTCGCTCCGACAGTCCACTCATCGGACTGGGAAGTACGTGGGTCGATGTCGGCAATCAGGAAGGCATCAACCCCGTCTACATGGTCGCCCACGCCGCATGGGAGTCCGATTGGGGAACCAGCAACATCGCGCAGGACAAAAACAACATCTACGGCTGGAAAGCCTACGATAATTGTCCGTACTCCTGTGCGGAATCGTTCTCCACCAAATCGGAATGCATCCAAGCGGTCATGCCCGTCATTCGAGACGAGTATCTGACGCCCGGCGGTGACCATTATTACTCGTCCTACGGCCCGACCCTGCGGGGCATGAATCAGGATTACGCGACCGACATCAGTTGGGCGGAGGGCATCCGCGACGTGATGAACTCGCTCGCAGACCACATCGACTTCGGTGGCGGCGACGACCCCGGCGGCGGCAACTACAGTTGGCCGATTTACTCGAACGGCGACCA
The window above is part of the Haladaptatus cibarius D43 genome. Proteins encoded here:
- a CDS encoding AI-2E family transporter — encoded protein: MVSGWNIDKSRAAWWLIGAVLGLATLFAVYSFIGTFVFGLFLYYATRPVYRRLKRRIRPPSLAAGVALLALALPAILLIVYTLAIAVQELTAVAQTTNIASLPEPVRQYANVSEIAQHPEQFITNGNNSRLIEQAFGSTLRYLTFIGNGALHLFVMIAIAFYLLRDDHKLSRWFRRAFSDSEGVLETYIERVDTDFNSIFFGNILNAFMTGTIGAISYNVLNMAAPAGLAIPYPTVVGLLTGVASLIPVVGMKLVYFPVTVVIGANALMDGGPDVLWFPAVFALVSFVIVDTIPDLVLRPYVSGRNLHVGMVMFAYIFGPLLFGWYGIFLGPMILVLVVHFVEVVLPELIAGRPIQPWAVDPTYIRGDEPLPQPPRDPEEAVSADMVGDGSAGTGDEAGDHGIETQRENDEKPSPEQ
- a CDS encoding PadR family transcriptional regulator, translating into MHELTGFQRDILYVIAGNGEPHGLAIQEDLEQYYDTEVHHGRLYPNLDTLVEKDLVEKGKRDERTNYYALTAHGKSHIDERKEWERQFVDR
- a CDS encoding amphi-Trp domain-containing protein, whose translation is MPEEVLFETENTQSRTEIAQYLRTVADKLDGGGSITLNAGNQSVTLDPPTNPVFEVKAERETSSSGSSELSVEFELEWKEGDSGGNGSGGSLEIE
- a CDS encoding DUF1028 domain-containing protein codes for the protein MPRPSTFSIVARDPERDAVGVAVQSKFVGVGAVVPFVNADAGAVATQSYANVAYGPDGLDLLRDGRPADEVVMELTGADPDFESRQVGIVGQDGSVSAFTGDDCFDYAGDIQGEDYTVQGNILENRETLEAMAETFEETEGGLPERLIAALHAGNDAGGDKRGEQSAALYVAKPEGGYDGRNDRWVDVRVDDHEAPIDELERVFKIYDVTLLERAEPDETRELSENTASEVAETLGELGFFEGTPTEEFGDKERDALEEFRGMNNFENHSLAVLEDALARGWDDSSGEGEEKMVDAIWHGLSRLERK
- a CDS encoding DUF7528 family protein, with the translated sequence MLVRGERHELSRCEADRLREALGRALTRRTEFFNTVGEHRDDGSYVVSRRGADSSGHRKVFQNFDALAELYDRLPPEFTAEDTGNAGSAGERGLTGGRRHMLVHHFAEHPEFDCELVSRQPLTARKENGLK
- a CDS encoding DUF7117 family protein; amino-acid sequence: MKIRGTRECQNCGTQWSYYDTGSVACPTCESMQSVGLEDDRVQHTDSAVTLNLTEAREAVDERPLREVSALVADTTREYARKRGFINGGELQPLDDTYLVAQELRHIADVFSRALEISDDEELYFFSLLRGADDGERPSTMDVPDSLHEVRGLADAEALQDYHDEMSDWAREHDVGREGRNTLETLGEHVRRARALEGGLDIDTADALVSSTCELASYLREGDEDALVRTRDTLGRIE
- a CDS encoding peptidoglycan hydrolase, with protein sequence MKQSRRTFLKGATASIATVGGIGALSGTGAAARYSVDSDLTNTEDITGSDLDYAIQQVRSDSPLIGLGSTWVDVGNQEGINPVYMVAHAAWESDWGTSNIAQDKNNIYGWKAYDNCPYSCAESFSTKSECIQAVMPVIRDEYLTPGGDHYYSSYGPTLRGMNQDYATDISWAEGIRDVMNSLADHIDFGGGDDPGGGNYSWPIYSNGDQGEAVYSIQYLLEHHGYNLQYHDGIYGSEVTSTIESFQSSQGLAVDGVVGPNTWSALIATVQSGSAYWPTYAVQHHLNNDEGYNIAVDGVYGSETEGAIESFQSSAGIAVDGIVGPNTWQALVDTGN